The Veillonellales bacterium genome has a window encoding:
- the kdpB gene encoding potassium-transporting ATPase subunit KdpB — MSKQISLDSTIIRSAVGQSFVKLDPRVQFRNPVMFIVLIGALITTAMMVRNFFGGSFSEVVFELQISLWLWFTVLFANFAEALAEGRGKAQAQALRKTRTETKAKKLSGLQGEKFQLIDAAALRKGDLVLIEAGDVIPSDGEVMEGVASVDESAVTGESAPVIRESGGDKSSVTGGTKVLSDWLKVRITANPGETFLDRMISLVEGAKRQKTPNEIALAILLTGLTIIFLVAVATIEPYAIYSGTTISVAVLIALLVCLIPTTIGGLLSSIGIAGMDRLLKRNVLAMSGRAVEAAGDIDALLLDKTGTITLGNRMAAEFLTAPGVSPEELADAAQISSLADETPEGRSIVVLAKQQYNIRERDIGSLDAEFVPFTAQTRMSGVNSKGRQIRKGAMDAVRRYVEEQGGMIPQQVQESCEQIAKSGGTPLVVAEGSRVLGAIYLKDVVKGGIKERFKELRRMGIKTVMITGDNPLTAAAIAAEAGVDDFLAEATPEAKLKLIREYQEKGMLVAMTGDGTNDAPALAQADVGVAMNTGTQAAKEAGNMVDLDSNPTKLIEVVEIGKQLLMTRGSLTTFSIANDVAKYFAIIPAMFASAYPGLNAFNVMGLATPQSAILSAVVFNALIIIALIPLALRGVKYQPLGANVILRRNLLIYGVGGLIVPFIGIKLIDIILTAFGLV, encoded by the coding sequence ATGAGTAAGCAAATTAGTTTAGACAGTACTATTATCCGGTCGGCTGTCGGCCAGTCTTTTGTGAAGCTGGATCCGCGGGTTCAGTTTCGCAATCCGGTTATGTTTATCGTGTTGATCGGTGCGCTTATTACGACTGCCATGATGGTTAGAAATTTTTTTGGCGGCAGCTTCAGCGAAGTCGTTTTTGAACTTCAGATTAGTCTTTGGCTCTGGTTTACCGTATTATTTGCCAACTTCGCCGAAGCATTAGCCGAAGGCCGCGGCAAAGCCCAGGCTCAGGCACTGCGGAAAACCAGGACCGAAACAAAAGCCAAGAAATTGAGCGGCTTGCAGGGCGAAAAGTTTCAGCTTATTGATGCAGCTGCTTTGAGAAAAGGGGATCTGGTGCTAATAGAGGCAGGCGACGTGATTCCCAGCGACGGGGAAGTCATGGAAGGGGTGGCATCCGTTGATGAGAGCGCCGTTACGGGAGAATCCGCGCCGGTTATCCGGGAATCCGGCGGCGATAAATCTTCCGTAACCGGCGGCACCAAGGTGCTGTCCGACTGGTTAAAAGTCCGGATTACCGCCAATCCCGGCGAAACCTTTCTGGATCGGATGATCAGCCTGGTGGAAGGGGCTAAGCGGCAAAAAACGCCGAATGAAATTGCCCTTGCCATTCTTTTAACCGGACTGACTATTATCTTCCTGGTGGCTGTAGCCACGATTGAACCTTATGCCATTTATTCCGGGACTACCATTTCGGTGGCTGTTCTGATTGCCCTGCTGGTTTGTCTGATTCCTACCACGATTGGCGGATTGCTGAGCTCCATCGGGATTGCGGGAATGGATCGGCTGCTGAAGCGCAATGTTCTGGCCATGTCGGGCAGAGCGGTAGAAGCGGCCGGTGATATTGATGCCTTGCTGCTGGATAAAACCGGCACGATTACCCTTGGCAATCGTATGGCCGCTGAGTTTTTGACCGCTCCCGGGGTTTCACCGGAAGAACTGGCGGATGCGGCACAAATTTCTTCGCTGGCGGATGAAACTCCTGAGGGACGGAGCATTGTTGTGCTGGCAAAGCAGCAATACAACATCCGGGAACGGGATATTGGAAGCCTTGATGCTGAGTTTGTTCCCTTTACGGCACAAACCAGGATGAGCGGTGTCAATAGCAAAGGACGCCAAATCCGTAAAGGGGCAATGGATGCTGTACGCAGATATGTGGAAGAACAAGGCGGGATGATTCCCCAGCAGGTTCAGGAAAGCTGTGAACAAATCGCTAAGAGCGGCGGAACTCCTCTTGTTGTAGCGGAAGGCTCCCGGGTGCTTGGCGCCATCTACTTAAAAGATGTCGTCAAAGGCGGTATCAAAGAGCGGTTTAAGGAATTGCGCCGCATGGGGATTAAAACGGTTATGATCACCGGCGACAATCCTTTGACGGCTGCCGCTATTGCCGCCGAAGCCGGCGTGGATGATTTTCTGGCGGAAGCGACTCCAGAGGCCAAGCTGAAACTGATTCGCGAATATCAGGAAAAAGGAATGCTGGTCGCCATGACCGGCGACGGCACCAATGACGCACCGGCACTGGCCCAGGCCGATGTCGGGGTCGCCATGAATACCGGTACCCAGGCGGCCAAAGAAGCCGGCAATATGGTGGATCTGGACAGCAATCCGACAAAACTGATCGAGGTTGTCGAAATCGGCAAGCAGCTGTTGATGACCCGGGGGTCACTGACAACTTTTAGTATTGCCAATGACGTGGCAAAGTACTTTGCGATTATCCCCGCTATGTTTGCCTCCGCTTATCCCGGACTGAATGCGTTTAACGTCATGGGGCTTGCTACGCCGCAAAGTGCCATTTTGAGTGCCGTGGTGTTCAATGCCCTGATTATTATCGCCCTCATTCCGCTGGCTTTAAGGGGAGTGAAATACCAGCCGTTAGGTGCAAATGTGATTCTGCGGCGCAACTTATTGATTTACGGAGTAGGCGGGCTGATTGTACCCTTTATCGGGATTAAGCTGATCGATATCATTTTAACGGCCTTCGGACTGGTCTAA
- the kdpA gene encoding potassium-transporting ATPase subunit KdpA produces the protein MISDIALFIGYLIVLIALALPLGKYISNVFQGRKTFFDPVLVPAEKLIYKVSGIDPSQEMNWKQYAGAVLIFNVLGFLAVFFLQILQDLLPLNPEQQAAVPWDLAFNTAVSFITNTNWQAYSGESTMSYFTQMAALAVQNFLSAATGLAVAMTLIRGITRKTVSGLGNYWRDMVRGTFWVLLPISIVLTLVFVQQGVIQNFSPYVTATTLEGADQKIAMGPVASQEAIKMLGTNGGGFFNANSSHPYENPTPLTNFLQVLAIFLIPASLVFSFGRIVRDKRQGYAILSAMLLLFIIFLGGLYAAEMYGNPNLASLGVAEPTMLEGKEVRFGIGGSALFGTVTTAASCGAVNMMHDSLTPLGGLVPMLQIMLGEVVVGGVGSGFYGMMLFVLLTVFIVGLMVGRTPEYLGKKIESREMKMAVLGVVIPAVTILIGSAIASVTDGGTAATNNNGPHGLSEMLYAYASGAGNNGSAFAGLSANSLFYNLTLGVTMLLGRFGVILPVLAIAGSLAEKKVSPPGAGTFPTHGWLFVVLLAAVVLIVSALTFLPALALGPVIEHLLMLQGQLF, from the coding sequence ATGATTAGTGATATTGCTTTATTTATAGGCTATCTGATTGTCCTTATTGCGCTGGCTTTACCGCTGGGTAAGTATATATCTAATGTTTTTCAGGGCAGGAAAACATTTTTCGATCCTGTTTTGGTACCTGCTGAAAAATTGATTTATAAGGTCAGCGGTATCGATCCCAGTCAGGAAATGAACTGGAAACAGTATGCCGGGGCGGTTCTTATTTTTAATGTCCTTGGATTTCTGGCCGTTTTTTTTCTTCAAATCCTGCAGGATCTATTGCCGCTGAATCCGGAGCAGCAAGCTGCGGTGCCCTGGGATCTGGCTTTCAATACGGCCGTCAGTTTCATTACCAATACCAACTGGCAGGCTTACAGCGGCGAGAGCACCATGAGCTATTTCACCCAAATGGCGGCACTGGCCGTACAAAATTTTCTGTCCGCCGCTACCGGCCTGGCAGTGGCCATGACTTTGATCCGGGGGATTACCCGCAAGACGGTAAGCGGACTGGGCAATTATTGGCGGGATATGGTTCGCGGTACTTTTTGGGTATTGCTGCCGATCAGTATTGTGCTGACGCTGGTCTTCGTTCAGCAAGGCGTGATTCAAAATTTTTCTCCTTACGTGACAGCGACAACCCTGGAAGGCGCTGACCAGAAGATCGCCATGGGGCCGGTGGCCTCCCAGGAAGCGATTAAAATGCTGGGAACCAACGGCGGTGGGTTTTTTAATGCCAACTCATCCCATCCGTATGAGAATCCTACGCCTTTAACGAACTTTCTTCAGGTGTTGGCGATATTTTTGATTCCGGCCTCGCTGGTATTTTCCTTCGGCCGTATAGTGCGGGATAAGCGCCAGGGATATGCCATATTGTCGGCGATGCTGTTGTTATTTATTATATTTCTTGGCGGTCTGTACGCGGCTGAAATGTATGGCAACCCAAATCTTGCCTCCCTTGGCGTTGCCGAGCCTACTATGTTGGAAGGCAAAGAAGTCCGCTTTGGCATCGGCGGGTCGGCATTGTTTGGAACGGTAACGACGGCGGCTTCCTGCGGCGCCGTGAATATGATGCATGACAGCCTGACTCCCTTAGGCGGACTGGTACCCATGCTGCAAATCATGCTGGGCGAAGTTGTTGTCGGCGGTGTCGGCTCAGGCTTTTACGGGATGATGCTGTTTGTTTTGCTGACTGTTTTTATCGTCGGTCTGATGGTTGGCCGTACACCGGAATATCTGGGGAAGAAAATCGAGTCCCGGGAAATGAAGATGGCGGTTCTGGGAGTTGTGATTCCGGCGGTAACGATTCTAATCGGCAGCGCCATCGCTTCGGTTACCGATGGCGGTACAGCGGCTACGAATAATAACGGGCCCCACGGCTTAAGCGAGATGCTGTATGCCTACGCTTCTGGCGCCGGCAATAACGGCAGTGCTTTCGCCGGCCTTAGCGCCAACAGCTTATTTTATAATCTTACACTGGGAGTCACGATGCTCCTGGGCCGCTTTGGTGTGATCCTGCCGGTGCTGGCCATTGCCGGCAGTTTGGCGGAGAAGAAAGTTTCCCCTCCCGGTGCCGGTACTTTTCCCACCCATGGCTGGCTGTTTGTAGTCCTGCTGGCAGCGGTGGTATTGATTGTTAGTGCCTTGACTTTTCTACCGGCATTAGCCTTGGGGCCGGTGATAGAACATCTGCTTATGCTGCAGGGACAGCTATTTTAG
- a CDS encoding TetR/AcrR family transcriptional regulator: MEPDLENKPTPKEKILQATFEIIGSKGVQAVTTRKIAAKAEVNVAAVNYYFGSKDNVINEALKIFTNKLMSPYRHLDDTTLPPVERLRNFLRSYADSTLEYPDVFQNFIEQVMRHSDLSFEYIEFLKKIGWEKLERLIQDITLAQDEEDVLRMKIFQMFSSLEFPVLIGVEMETLSQFDYYDRECRYKYVDLVLKALLSR; the protein is encoded by the coding sequence TTGGAACCCGATTTGGAGAACAAACCAACGCCTAAGGAAAAAATTCTCCAGGCTACTTTTGAAATTATCGGCAGTAAAGGAGTCCAGGCGGTTACAACGAGAAAAATTGCGGCAAAAGCGGAAGTGAATGTGGCGGCCGTCAATTACTACTTTGGTTCCAAAGACAATGTAATCAATGAGGCTTTAAAAATATTTACCAACAAACTGATGAGTCCTTATCGTCACCTGGATGACACAACATTGCCGCCGGTGGAGCGGCTGCGGAATTTTTTACGAAGCTATGCGGATTCTACCCTGGAATATCCTGATGTATTTCAAAACTTTATTGAACAGGTGATGCGTCATTCTGATTTGTCTTTTGAGTATATTGAATTTCTGAAAAAAATAGGCTGGGAAAAATTAGAGAGATTGATTCAGGACATTACTTTGGCCCAGGATGAGGAAGACGTATTGCGGATGAAGATTTTTCAAATGTTCAGCAGTTTGGAATTTCCCGTGCTGATCGGAGTCGAAATGGAAACTCTGTCTCAGTTTGATTATTATGATAGGGAGTGCCGCTATAAATATGTGGATCTGGTGTTAAAAGCTTTACTGTCCCGCTAA
- the uppP gene encoding undecaprenyl-diphosphatase UppP: protein MLWFIAVILGIVQGLGEFLPVSSSAHLIIVRWLFGWDEIIAQAGGNIDIALDVALHVGTLVAVLIYFFQDWVELILGGLTRGLKTREGRMFWYLVAATIPGGVAGLLLESKIEELFRSQPLIIAAGLAIMGLILYIIDKQMPQRVRFEKITFKQAFFIGISQALALIPGVSRSGITMTTGRLLGFSREAAAKFSFLLATPIIAGAALKHTPEIIHNIANPLFALGTLVSAIVGLFCISFLLKYLQRNNFAVFAVYRFIIAAVIVVVFFVRGA from the coding sequence ATGTTATGGTTTATTGCCGTAATTTTAGGAATTGTCCAGGGCTTGGGAGAATTTCTGCCGGTCTCCAGTTCAGCCCACTTAATTATCGTCCGCTGGCTGTTCGGCTGGGATGAGATCATCGCCCAGGCAGGAGGAAATATCGATATTGCTTTGGATGTGGCGCTCCATGTAGGAACCTTGGTGGCGGTACTGATTTATTTCTTCCAGGACTGGGTGGAACTGATTTTAGGTGGATTAACCCGGGGACTGAAAACAAGAGAGGGAAGGATGTTTTGGTATTTGGTAGCGGCCACCATACCCGGCGGAGTAGCCGGACTGCTGTTAGAATCCAAGATCGAGGAGTTATTCCGCTCCCAGCCTCTCATCATCGCCGCCGGGCTGGCAATTATGGGCCTTATTCTTTATATTATCGACAAACAAATGCCGCAGCGAGTACGGTTTGAAAAAATAACCTTTAAGCAGGCTTTTTTCATCGGCATTTCCCAGGCTCTTGCCCTGATTCCCGGCGTTTCCCGTTCCGGAATCACCATGACCACCGGACGGTTGCTAGGCTTTTCCCGGGAAGCGGCGGCCAAATTCTCCTTCCTGCTGGCAACACCGATTATTGCCGGTGCAGCGCTAAAGCACACCCCCGAAATCATTCACAATATCGCCAATCCGCTATTTGCACTCGGTACCCTCGTCTCAGCTATCGTAGGTCTGTTTTGCATCAGCTTTCTGCTGAAATATCTGCAGCGCAATAACTTTGCCGTCTTTGCCGTCTATCGCTTCATCATAGCCGCTGTGATTGTAGTGGTCTTCTTTGTCCGGGGCGCATAA
- a CDS encoding acyl-CoA dehydratase activase-related protein translates to MNRVLRVGIDVGSTTIKMVILDEQNSIVFQQYLRHFSDITATLHGMVAKAQSLLKQKMLSVMFTGSAGIGISKCLELPFVQEVIACTNAVRQMIPSTDTVIELGGEDAKITYFGGTVEQRMNGVCAGGTGAFIDHMAALLNTDPSGLNELAKGYSILYPIASRCGVFAKTDVQALMNEGVPKEDIAASILQAVVNQTISSLAQGRPISGKVAFLGGPLSFLSELRKRFIETLHLTPEQVISPASAPYFVAIGAALTSKEEPFSSDCLYARAPKMYSMRENSQENLEPLFNSETEYEEFKVRHARDAVPRRNLAEYEGRTYLGIDAGSTTTKLALVSEDGSLLHSYYGSNRGKPLDTVIGALKELYRVLPAGVSIANSAVTGYGEQFIKAALQVDIGEVETVAHFKAANAFLPGVTFVLDIGGQDMKSFFVRNGVIDSIMLNEACSSGCGSFLENFAQAMNMDVQEFSLHGLKSKRPVDLGTRCTVFMNSKVKQVQKEGAELGDISAGISISIVKNALFKVIRLKNTEDLGDKIVVQGGTFYNDAVLRALEKIIGRDVVRPDIAGIMGAYGAALIARERAKDGQVSTLLPGEALNEFTAATAIHRCQFCGNHCLITTQRFSNGREYHAGNRCERGVGREKAGGDTPNLYAYKYRRLFQYKPLAASLAKRGTIGIPRVLNMYEDYPFWFTFFTELGYQVVLSGRSSHKLYEMGMETIPSDSLCYPAKLAHGHMADLVHKGVKKIFYPCVPYNQMEDATADNHYNCPIVTSYPENIQANMDILRQEKVTLFHPFLPLDAPKRLVKRLVQELAPEKIGKGEISRAVSKAYAELEHYKADVRQKAEEILAYIVGTKGKGIILAGRPYHLDPEINHGLPELIQSYGLAVLSEDGIRHLGVTERPLRVVDQWTYHSRLYAAANFVAGQPAVELIQLNSFGCGLDAVTMDQVKEILEAHHKLCTVVKLDEINNLGAARIRIRSLIAALNERSKSSLPVPAEGGYHYHKVVFTPEMKQRHTILAPQMSPIHFQFLAAGFRKAGYNLVVAPMPDREAINEGLKYVHNDACYPTIIVVGQLLRALKSGEFDLNNTSVIMSQTGGGCRATNYIGILRKALQDAGMPQIPVISLGGEPSPGFSLSASLLVSLIMGIIYGDLLMRVLYRVRPYETQAGSANRLYEYWAEKCRQAILSGKKREFKSNIDGIVRDFDNLEIHEQLRKPRVGVVGEILVKYHPLANNHIVELLENEGAEAVVLDMMDFFLYCAHDRKVKYKLLSGTFSKMVKAELFIHIFEYYRKEMKKALSASRRFAPPLTIDQIAALASPHLSLANLTGEGWLLTGEMVELIHSGVNNIVCLQPFACLPNHITGKGMIRELRHRYPATNIVPIDYDPGTSEVNQLNRIKLMLAVAREKGQPSREAL, encoded by the coding sequence ATGAATAGAGTGCTGCGTGTTGGTATTGATGTTGGTTCAACCACCATCAAAATGGTGATTCTTGATGAACAGAACAGCATTGTGTTTCAGCAGTACTTAAGACACTTCTCTGATATAACGGCGACGCTGCATGGAATGGTTGCCAAAGCACAGTCTCTTCTGAAGCAAAAGATGCTGTCTGTGATGTTTACCGGTTCGGCAGGCATTGGCATATCCAAATGTCTGGAACTTCCCTTCGTCCAGGAGGTCATTGCCTGTACCAATGCGGTGAGGCAAATGATCCCCAGTACCGATACGGTAATTGAGCTGGGAGGGGAGGATGCCAAGATTACCTATTTCGGCGGTACGGTGGAGCAGCGGATGAACGGCGTGTGCGCCGGCGGCACCGGAGCCTTTATTGACCATATGGCTGCGTTGCTCAATACCGATCCGTCGGGATTGAATGAACTGGCCAAAGGGTATAGTATCCTGTATCCCATCGCGTCCCGCTGCGGCGTATTTGCCAAGACCGATGTTCAGGCGCTGATGAACGAGGGCGTTCCGAAAGAAGATATTGCCGCCTCTATTTTACAGGCGGTTGTCAACCAAACGATCAGCAGTCTGGCCCAGGGGCGGCCGATCAGCGGCAAGGTGGCCTTTTTAGGCGGTCCGTTATCCTTTTTATCGGAACTGCGCAAACGGTTTATTGAAACATTGCATTTAACCCCGGAGCAGGTCATCAGCCCGGCAAGCGCTCCCTATTTTGTGGCTATCGGCGCGGCCCTGACATCCAAGGAGGAGCCTTTTTCCTCGGACTGTCTCTATGCCCGGGCGCCGAAGATGTACAGCATGCGGGAAAACAGCCAGGAAAATTTGGAACCACTGTTTAACAGTGAGACGGAATATGAGGAGTTCAAGGTTCGTCATGCCAGGGATGCTGTACCTAGACGTAATCTTGCCGAATATGAGGGCAGGACTTATTTGGGAATTGATGCCGGGTCGACGACAACGAAGCTGGCCCTGGTGAGCGAGGACGGTAGTCTGCTCCATTCTTACTATGGCAGCAACCGGGGGAAACCTTTGGATACGGTCATCGGGGCTTTGAAAGAATTGTACCGGGTTCTGCCTGCCGGCGTGTCTATTGCCAATTCCGCTGTTACCGGCTATGGGGAGCAGTTTATTAAAGCGGCGCTGCAGGTGGACATCGGCGAGGTGGAGACAGTGGCTCATTTTAAGGCTGCCAACGCTTTTTTGCCGGGGGTTACGTTTGTTCTTGATATTGGCGGTCAGGATATGAAAAGCTTCTTTGTGCGCAACGGTGTGATTGATTCGATTATGCTCAATGAAGCTTGCTCCTCCGGCTGCGGTTCGTTTTTGGAAAACTTTGCTCAGGCTATGAACATGGACGTTCAGGAGTTTTCCCTTCACGGTCTGAAATCAAAACGGCCGGTTGATTTAGGAACCCGCTGCACGGTATTTATGAATTCCAAGGTGAAGCAGGTACAGAAAGAAGGGGCTGAACTCGGTGATATTTCGGCCGGAATTTCCATATCCATTGTAAAAAATGCGTTGTTTAAAGTGATTCGGCTGAAAAATACGGAAGATTTAGGCGATAAAATCGTGGTGCAGGGCGGCACCTTTTACAACGATGCCGTACTGCGCGCTTTGGAGAAAATTATTGGCCGGGATGTTGTCCGTCCTGATATCGCCGGGATTATGGGGGCTTACGGGGCGGCTCTGATTGCCCGGGAACGGGCGAAGGACGGACAGGTGTCGACTTTGCTGCCCGGTGAAGCGCTAAATGAGTTTACTGCCGCTACGGCAATTCATCGCTGCCAGTTTTGCGGCAATCATTGCCTGATTACCACCCAGCGCTTTTCCAACGGTCGGGAATACCATGCCGGCAACCGCTGCGAGCGGGGAGTGGGCCGGGAAAAGGCCGGTGGCGATACTCCCAATCTGTATGCGTATAAATACCGGCGGCTGTTTCAGTATAAGCCGTTAGCGGCTTCTCTGGCGAAGCGGGGAACGATCGGCATACCCAGAGTGCTGAATATGTATGAGGATTATCCCTTCTGGTTTACTTTTTTTACCGAACTGGGGTATCAGGTGGTTTTGTCGGGACGGTCTTCCCATAAGTTGTATGAAATGGGTATGGAGACCATACCCTCTGATTCTTTATGCTATCCTGCTAAGCTGGCCCACGGGCATATGGCCGATTTAGTCCATAAGGGAGTTAAAAAAATATTTTATCCCTGCGTTCCCTATAATCAGATGGAAGACGCGACGGCTGATAATCATTATAATTGTCCGATTGTGACTTCTTATCCGGAAAATATTCAGGCCAATATGGATATTCTGCGGCAGGAAAAAGTCACGCTTTTCCATCCGTTTCTGCCCCTTGATGCGCCGAAACGTCTCGTCAAAAGGCTGGTTCAGGAACTGGCGCCGGAGAAGATAGGCAAAGGCGAGATCAGCCGGGCTGTGAGCAAGGCGTATGCGGAGCTGGAGCATTACAAGGCGGATGTCCGGCAAAAGGCGGAGGAGATACTTGCCTATATCGTCGGGACGAAGGGGAAGGGAATTATTCTGGCTGGCCGTCCTTATCATTTGGATCCGGAAATCAATCATGGTCTGCCCGAACTGATTCAGTCCTACGGGCTGGCAGTTTTGTCGGAAGACGGTATTCGACACTTGGGAGTAACGGAAAGGCCGCTGCGGGTAGTGGATCAGTGGACGTATCATTCCCGTCTGTATGCCGCTGCCAATTTTGTTGCCGGGCAGCCTGCTGTTGAGTTGATCCAGTTGAATTCTTTCGGCTGCGGCCTGGATGCCGTTACGATGGATCAGGTTAAGGAAATTCTCGAAGCTCATCATAAACTCTGCACGGTCGTAAAATTAGATGAAATTAATAATCTGGGCGCGGCGAGAATCCGTATCCGGTCACTGATTGCCGCGCTGAACGAAAGAAGTAAGAGTTCCCTGCCGGTGCCGGCAGAAGGCGGTTATCACTATCACAAAGTGGTATTTACGCCGGAAATGAAGCAGCGGCACACGATTTTAGCACCCCAGATGTCTCCCATTCATTTTCAGTTTTTGGCGGCGGGATTTAGAAAAGCGGGTTACAATTTAGTGGTTGCGCCGATGCCGGACAGGGAGGCAATTAACGAAGGCTTGAAGTATGTTCACAACGATGCCTGCTATCCGACTATCATCGTGGTAGGGCAGCTGTTAAGGGCGTTAAAATCCGGTGAGTTTGATCTGAATAATACTTCGGTCATTATGTCCCAGACCGGCGGCGGCTGCCGGGCTACCAATTATATCGGCATCCTCCGGAAAGCGCTGCAGGATGCGGGGATGCCTCAGATACCGGTGATTTCCCTGGGCGGAGAGCCTTCCCCCGGCTTTTCTCTGTCAGCTTCCCTGCTGGTTTCTCTGATCATGGGAATTATTTACGGCGATTTACTGATGCGGGTATTGTACCGGGTACGTCCTTATGAAACTCAGGCCGGTTCTGCCAACCGATTGTACGAGTATTGGGCGGAGAAATGCCGGCAAGCTATCCTGTCCGGGAAAAAACGGGAGTTTAAGAGCAACATTGACGGGATTGTTCGGGATTTTGACAATCTGGAAATTCACGAGCAGCTGCGAAAACCGCGAGTCGGCGTAGTGGGGGAAATTTTGGTTAAATATCATCCGCTGGCAAATAATCATATTGTTGAATTGCTGGAGAATGAAGGAGCGGAAGCAGTTGTTCTGGATATGATGGATTTCTTTCTCTACTGTGCTCATGACCGCAAAGTAAAATATAAATTGCTGTCAGGAACTTTTAGTAAAATGGTGAAAGCCGAATTGTTTATTCACATTTTTGAATATTACCGGAAAGAGATGAAAAAAGCTCTTTCGGCCAGCCGTCGCTTTGCCCCTCCCCTGACAATCGATCAAATTGCCGCCTTGGCATCGCCTCATTTATCCTTGGCCAATCTTACCGGCGAAGGTTGGCTGCTGACCGGGGAAATGGTAGAGCTCATCCACAGCGGTGTCAACAATATTGTTTGCCTGCAGCCTTTCGCCTGCCTGCCGAATCATATTACCGGTAAAGGGATGATTCGGGAGCTGCGTCATCGCTACCCGGCGACAAATATCGTTCCCATTGATTATGATCCGGGAACCAGCGAAGTCAATCAGCTGAACCGCATCAAATTGATGCTGGCAGTGGCCAGAGAAAAAGGGCAGCCCAGCCGGGAGGCTCTATAG